From one Mytilus trossulus isolate FHL-02 chromosome 10, PNRI_Mtr1.1.1.hap1, whole genome shotgun sequence genomic stretch:
- the LOC134687263 gene encoding uncharacterized protein LOC134687263 isoform X2: MTTIPVIDFQLHAVGKEGCVELDNLGSEMCQALEGIGFCYLKNHGISEEIINEAFRSSKDFFSQPVNEKEKFARSHNYNFGWVGLEVEKLNPERPVGDYKEAWNITLEDHSLEWPSEKVPNFKPSMQKLYEMCTDLSKRIFDVISVGLKLDVMNCEDQYVPATPIPGTIVVNIGDLMQRWTADKLKATKHRVLNPSNEQQRRQNRQSMAFFVHPDDKLMIECLDKSNKYEPISSIDYLNSRFKATY, translated from the exons ATGACAACAATCCCTGTAATTGATTTCCAGCTTCATGCTGTGGGAAAGGAAGGTTGTGTTGAATTAGACAACCTTGGCTCAGAAATGTGTCAAGCACTGGAGGGAATAGGATTCTGCTATCTGAAAAATCATGGCATCTCTGAGGAAATT aTAAATGAAGCATTCAGATCATCAAAAGACTTCTTTTCACAGCCtgtgaatgaaaaagaaaagtttGCAAGATCACATAACTATAATTTTGGTTGGGTTGGACTAGAagttgaaaa ATTGAACCCAGAGAGACCCGTGGGAGACTATAAAGAGGCTTGGAATATAACCCTAGAGGACCATTCTTTG gaaTGGCCTTCTGAAAAAGTTCCCAACTTTAAGCCATCTATGCAAAAATTATATGAGATGTGTACAGATCTGTCAAAGAGAATATTTGATGTCATTTCAGTTGGTCTAAAACTAGAT GTTATGAACTGTGAAGACCAGTATGTACCTGCCACCCCAATACCAGGCACTATTGTTGTCAATATTGGTGACCTGATGCAAAGATGGACAGCTGATAAATTGAAGGCTACC AAACATCGAGTGCTGAATCCAAGTAATGAACAACAGAGAAGGCAGAATAGACAATCAATGGCATTTTTTGTTCATCCAGACGATAAGTTAATGATTGAATGTTTagacaaatcaaataaatatgaaCCTATCAGTAGCATTGATTACCTGAATTCAAGATTTAAAGCAACATACTGA
- the LOC134687263 gene encoding uncharacterized protein LOC134687263 isoform X1, with product MTTIPVIDFQLHAVGKEGCVELDNLGSEMCQALEGIGFCYLKNHGISEEIINEAFRSSKDFFSQPVNEKEKFARSHNYNFGWVGLEVEKLNPERPVGDYKEAWNITLEDHSLEWPSEKVPNFKPSMQKLYEMCTDLSKRIFDVISVGLKLDEQKFLQNGHKNIGSTENKTTLRSLFYPALQEVMKEGQVRCGEHSDYGSLTLLFQDQIGGLEVMNCEDQYVPATPIPGTIVVNIGDLMQRWTADKLKATKHRVLNPSNEQQRRQNRQSMAFFVHPDDKLMIECLDKSNKYEPISSIDYLNSRFKATY from the exons ATGACAACAATCCCTGTAATTGATTTCCAGCTTCATGCTGTGGGAAAGGAAGGTTGTGTTGAATTAGACAACCTTGGCTCAGAAATGTGTCAAGCACTGGAGGGAATAGGATTCTGCTATCTGAAAAATCATGGCATCTCTGAGGAAATT aTAAATGAAGCATTCAGATCATCAAAAGACTTCTTTTCACAGCCtgtgaatgaaaaagaaaagtttGCAAGATCACATAACTATAATTTTGGTTGGGTTGGACTAGAagttgaaaa ATTGAACCCAGAGAGACCCGTGGGAGACTATAAAGAGGCTTGGAATATAACCCTAGAGGACCATTCTTTG gaaTGGCCTTCTGAAAAAGTTCCCAACTTTAAGCCATCTATGCAAAAATTATATGAGATGTGTACAGATCTGTCAAAGAGAATATTTGATGTCATTTCAGTTGGTCTAAAACTAGAT GAACAAAAATTTCTTCAGAATGGCCATAAAAATATTGGAAGCACAGAAAACAAAACTACTctgaggtcattattttatcCTGCTCTCCAAGAAG TGATGAAAGAAGGACAAGTAAGATGTGGTGAACATTCAGATTATGGCTCTTTGACTTTGTTATTCCAGGATCAGATTGGTGGGTTAGAG GTTATGAACTGTGAAGACCAGTATGTACCTGCCACCCCAATACCAGGCACTATTGTTGTCAATATTGGTGACCTGATGCAAAGATGGACAGCTGATAAATTGAAGGCTACC AAACATCGAGTGCTGAATCCAAGTAATGAACAACAGAGAAGGCAGAATAGACAATCAATGGCATTTTTTGTTCATCCAGACGATAAGTTAATGATTGAATGTTTagacaaatcaaataaatatgaaCCTATCAGTAGCATTGATTACCTGAATTCAAGATTTAAAGCAACATACTGA